The Alosa sapidissima isolate fAloSap1 chromosome 16, fAloSap1.pri, whole genome shotgun sequence genome has a segment encoding these proteins:
- the six2a gene encoding homeobox protein SIX2a isoform X1, with product MSMLPTFGFTQEQVACVCEVLQQGGNIERLGRFLWSLPACEHLHKNESVLKAKAVVAFHRGNFRELYKILESHQFSPHNHPKLQQLWLKAHYIEAEKLRGRPLGAVGKYRVRRKFPLPRSIWDGEETSYCFKEKSRSVLREWYTHNPYPSPREKRELAEATGLTTTQVSNWFKNRRQRDRAAEAKERYEENNENSNTNSHNPLSSSMNGNKTILGSSDDDKTPSGTPDHTSSSPALLLTSNSGLQSLHGLAPPPGPSAIPVPSADSVHHHHSLHETILNPMSSNLVDLGS from the exons ATGTCAATGCTTCCAACCTTTGGCTTTACGCAAGAGCAAGTGGCGTGCGTTTGCGAGGTTTTGCAACAAGGTGGTAACATCGAGCGGCTCGGGCGCTTTCTTTGGTCCCTCCCGGCATGCGAACACCTTCACAAGAATGAAAGCGTCCTGAAAGCAAAGGCGGTAGTCGCCTTCCACCGGGGAAACTTCAGGGAGCTCTACAAAATACTCGAGAGCCACCAGTTCTCTCCACACAACCACCCAAAGCTGCAGCAGCTGTGGCTCAAGGCGCATTACATCGAAGCGGAGAAGCTCCGGGGCCGCCCTCTTGGGGCGGTGGGAAAGTACCGTGTCCGCAGAAAGTTCCCCCTGCCCCGGTCGATCTGGGACGGCGAGGAGACCAGCTACTGCTTCAAAGAGAAGAGCCGGAGCGTACTTAGGGAGTGGTATACCCACAATCCATACCCTTCCCCGCGGGAGAAGAGAGAGTTGGCCGAGGCTACCgggctgaccaccacacaagtCAGCAACTGGTTCAAAAACAGACGACAAAGAGACCGTGCAGCAGAGGCGAAGGAGAGGTACGA GGAGAACAACGAGAACTCAAACACGAACAGCCATAACCCTCTCTCGTCTTCGATGAACGGAAATAAAACGATACTGGGCAGCTCGGACGACGACAAAACGCCTTCGGGGACCCCGGATCACACCTCGTCGAGTCCAGCTTTACTCCTGACGTCGAACTCGGGACTGCAGTCCCTGCACGGCTTGGCCCCGCCGCCCGGCCCAAGTGCTATCCCAGTACCAAGCGCGGATTCCGTACACCATCATCACTCTCTGCACGAGACCATACTGAACCCTATGTCGTCCAACCTGGTCGACCTTGGCTCCTAA
- the six2a gene encoding homeobox protein SIX2a isoform X2 → MSMLPTFGFTQEQVACVCEVLQQGGNIERLGRFLWSLPACEHLHKNESVLKAKAVVAFHRGNFRELYKILESHQFSPHNHPKLQQLWLKAHYIEAEKLRGRPLGAVGKYRVRRKFPLPRSIWDGEETSYCFKEKSRSVLREWYTHNPYPSPREKRELAEATGLTTTQVSNWFKNRRQRDRAAEAKERENNENSNTNSHNPLSSSMNGNKTILGSSDDDKTPSGTPDHTSSSPALLLTSNSGLQSLHGLAPPPGPSAIPVPSADSVHHHHSLHETILNPMSSNLVDLGS, encoded by the exons ATGTCAATGCTTCCAACCTTTGGCTTTACGCAAGAGCAAGTGGCGTGCGTTTGCGAGGTTTTGCAACAAGGTGGTAACATCGAGCGGCTCGGGCGCTTTCTTTGGTCCCTCCCGGCATGCGAACACCTTCACAAGAATGAAAGCGTCCTGAAAGCAAAGGCGGTAGTCGCCTTCCACCGGGGAAACTTCAGGGAGCTCTACAAAATACTCGAGAGCCACCAGTTCTCTCCACACAACCACCCAAAGCTGCAGCAGCTGTGGCTCAAGGCGCATTACATCGAAGCGGAGAAGCTCCGGGGCCGCCCTCTTGGGGCGGTGGGAAAGTACCGTGTCCGCAGAAAGTTCCCCCTGCCCCGGTCGATCTGGGACGGCGAGGAGACCAGCTACTGCTTCAAAGAGAAGAGCCGGAGCGTACTTAGGGAGTGGTATACCCACAATCCATACCCTTCCCCGCGGGAGAAGAGAGAGTTGGCCGAGGCTACCgggctgaccaccacacaagtCAGCAACTGGTTCAAAAACAGACGACAAAGAGACCGTGCAGCAGAGGCGAAGGAGAG GGAGAACAACGAGAACTCAAACACGAACAGCCATAACCCTCTCTCGTCTTCGATGAACGGAAATAAAACGATACTGGGCAGCTCGGACGACGACAAAACGCCTTCGGGGACCCCGGATCACACCTCGTCGAGTCCAGCTTTACTCCTGACGTCGAACTCGGGACTGCAGTCCCTGCACGGCTTGGCCCCGCCGCCCGGCCCAAGTGCTATCCCAGTACCAAGCGCGGATTCCGTACACCATCATCACTCTCTGCACGAGACCATACTGAACCCTATGTCGTCCAACCTGGTCGACCTTGGCTCCTAA